A DNA window from Mucilaginibacter xinganensis contains the following coding sequences:
- a CDS encoding VOC family protein → MLIAFVLPQQSNAQNVNQPVFNHAALCAKNLKKTADFYRNVIQLKEIHHPFKDTVHVWLKIGEGLALHIIQGECPTTVHDIGIHLCFSVPNLDAFIHHLDEMKVSYSNWTGQPKKIQLRADGVKQIYLQDPDGFWVEVNDSK, encoded by the coding sequence ATGCTGATTGCATTTGTTTTACCACAGCAAAGCAACGCACAAAACGTTAACCAGCCGGTATTTAACCATGCCGCTTTATGCGCTAAAAACCTAAAGAAAACAGCAGATTTTTACCGCAATGTTATCCAACTAAAAGAAATTCATCATCCGTTTAAAGATACGGTGCATGTTTGGCTTAAAATAGGCGAAGGCCTTGCCTTACACATTATACAGGGCGAATGCCCAACAACCGTACATGATATCGGCATCCACCTGTGTTTCAGTGTGCCCAATTTAGATGCATTTATACACCACCTGGATGAAATGAAGGTATCTTACAGCAACTGGACCGGCCAGCCCAAAAAAATACAACTAAGGGCCGACGGCGTAAAACAGATCTACCTGCAGGACCCGGATGGTTTTTGGGTAGAGGTGAACGACTCCAAATAA
- a CDS encoding T9SS type B sorting domain-containing protein has product MRRNKPINVFFVLIVSWLLIGEGFGQSPKISSQPRHINRINVNAAILLPPNISYNPAVNTYIPNTPITTLTPANTGGPVPPNIYGQVTTFAGNAVRGSVDGTGNTAGFAFPNYLVRNASGLIYVTDGNKLIRQITPGGTVTTLAGSTLGFADGQGSIALFNAPAGMAIAADGNIYVVDSNNKCIRIVTPGGAVSTLPGVIFKQPNGILIDAAGNLFISDYADNTIKKVSTTGVVSIVAGASGTAGWVDGPGATALFNGPNYMIMDAAGNIYIADYNNNLIRMITPSGMVSTFTGNGQKGYANGIGAAASFNGPEGLAIGTDGSLYVSDSGNNIIRKISPAGIVTTLAGNGVAGLQDGFDLGTSFNTPHGLTIDGDGNMLCADVANSVIRKIITTGYTIDKKLPPGLTFDARTGKISGTPTTVWPTTIYTITGINAAGSSSAMVTITVKINQAANVPPAISYNTPNIYNINQSITPLVPVNTGSAVPAREFGQTLTLTGSGGNGNNNGDALTSSFSQPSAVAVDAAGNVYVADFNNNLIRKVSPTGLSVTFAGSGSPGFSDGAGAGAEFNGPGGIVIDAAGNLYVADSKNNRIRKITPGGLVTTVAGKFVGSADGNGTSASFNNPTGITIDGGGNLYVADTFNNLIRKINPAGDVITLAGNGSTGSINSNTGTSASFNAPQNLTVDAAGNVYVTDSGNNLIRKIAPAGAVSTYAGTGSAGGTNGALLSASFNKPWGIVADDIGDLFISDFGGNQMRMIDPYGNVITLAGSGSPGALNNTGNVASFFGPKGLALDAARKLYVADSKNNVIRTVYTTGYRIDKPLPSGLVFDDATGVISGTPNVLSPLTTYTVTAYNIYGSSVTTVDIKVTDSQTITFPPIPDKTVCDVDFDPGATSSSAITYTSSNIAVATIVAGKVHITGAGTTTITAADGTSTYPQPLTVITGDTPSVTISPATFDECSGIAVTYTATPINGGTTPHYQWKVNGQNSGPDNSQFISSNLNNNDKITCVLTSSITCASSPTAVSNQAVFTLDPPVSEAVTITSSVTDPVCAGTEIKFTATPAGPGANITYQWLVNGNAAGTNSPLFSSASLANGDMVTCVVNSSGKCLTNPSVTSNAIMVSLNPFSQCVIVIPNTFTPNNDGINDLWNISALQGYPYCTITVFSRYGSLIYKSTGYAKAWDGTYNNSALPVGTYYYIIDLKDGKKPLAGAVTIIR; this is encoded by the coding sequence ATGCGCCGCAATAAACCGATTAATGTTTTTTTTGTACTGATCGTAAGTTGGTTATTGATCGGTGAGGGTTTTGGGCAGTCACCTAAAATAAGTAGTCAGCCACGTCACATCAACCGGATCAATGTTAATGCGGCAATACTACTGCCTCCGAACATCAGTTACAACCCGGCTGTAAATACCTATATCCCGAACACACCAATTACTACGTTAACGCCAGCCAATACAGGTGGCCCGGTTCCGCCAAACATTTATGGCCAGGTTACAACATTTGCTGGTAACGCAGTCAGAGGATCGGTGGACGGTACGGGTAATACTGCGGGCTTTGCTTTTCCAAATTACCTGGTAAGAAATGCGTCGGGACTAATTTATGTTACCGATGGCAATAAACTCATCAGGCAAATTACCCCCGGCGGCACAGTAACAACACTTGCAGGCAGTACCCTTGGTTTTGCAGATGGCCAGGGAAGCATAGCCCTATTTAATGCACCCGCAGGAATGGCTATAGCTGCCGATGGTAACATTTATGTAGTTGATTCAAATAATAAATGCATCAGGATAGTTACGCCCGGTGGTGCAGTAAGTACGTTACCGGGTGTAATTTTCAAACAGCCTAACGGTATTTTGATTGATGCGGCTGGAAACCTGTTTATTTCAGACTATGCAGATAACACGATAAAAAAAGTAAGTACAACCGGTGTTGTAAGTATTGTCGCCGGGGCATCAGGTACTGCAGGCTGGGTAGATGGCCCGGGTGCCACCGCCCTGTTTAATGGCCCCAACTATATGATAATGGACGCTGCGGGAAACATATATATAGCCGATTATAATAACAACCTCATCAGGATGATAACCCCTTCGGGTATGGTAAGCACATTTACCGGCAATGGCCAGAAAGGTTATGCTAACGGAATAGGTGCGGCAGCCAGTTTTAATGGCCCAGAAGGCTTGGCTATTGGCACTGACGGCAGCCTTTATGTTTCAGATTCAGGAAATAATATCATCAGGAAAATATCACCTGCGGGCATAGTAACCACGCTTGCGGGTAACGGGGTGGCCGGATTACAGGACGGCTTTGACCTTGGGACAAGTTTTAACACGCCCCATGGCCTAACTATTGACGGCGACGGTAATATGCTATGTGCCGATGTTGCCAACAGTGTGATCAGGAAAATTATAACAACCGGCTACACCATTGATAAAAAGCTGCCGCCCGGGTTAACATTTGATGCAAGAACAGGAAAAATTAGCGGAACACCAACAACCGTTTGGCCTACAACTATTTATACCATAACAGGTATCAATGCAGCAGGCAGCAGCAGTGCTATGGTTACCATCACCGTTAAAATTAACCAGGCTGCCAATGTGCCGCCCGCCATCAGTTACAATACCCCCAATATTTACAATATCAACCAATCTATAACGCCGCTGGTGCCGGTAAACACGGGCAGCGCCGTACCTGCCAGGGAATTCGGGCAAACACTTACGTTAACGGGGTCAGGGGGAAATGGCAATAATAATGGCGATGCGTTAACATCTTCATTCAGCCAGCCCTCGGCGGTTGCGGTTGATGCTGCAGGGAATGTTTATGTGGCCGATTTTAACAACAACCTTATCCGCAAGGTGAGCCCGACCGGTTTATCGGTTACATTTGCCGGCAGCGGCAGCCCCGGCTTTTCAGACGGCGCAGGGGCTGGAGCCGAATTTAACGGCCCGGGCGGTATTGTAATTGATGCAGCAGGTAACTTATATGTTGCCGATTCAAAAAACAATCGCATCCGTAAAATAACGCCGGGTGGCCTGGTAACAACCGTTGCCGGAAAGTTTGTGGGTTCTGCAGACGGCAACGGCACATCGGCAAGCTTTAATAACCCCACCGGTATAACCATTGATGGTGGCGGAAATTTATATGTTGCCGATACTTTTAATAATTTAATAAGAAAAATAAACCCGGCCGGTGATGTGATCACCCTGGCAGGCAACGGCAGCACAGGGAGTATCAACAGCAATACCGGCACATCTGCGTCATTTAATGCGCCGCAAAACCTAACGGTTGATGCAGCAGGAAATGTCTATGTAACTGATTCGGGTAATAACCTGATCCGAAAGATCGCGCCCGCAGGTGCTGTAAGTACTTACGCAGGTACCGGTTCGGCAGGCGGAACGAACGGTGCTTTGTTATCGGCAAGCTTTAATAAACCCTGGGGCATAGTGGCTGATGATATTGGCGACCTGTTTATTTCTGATTTTGGCGGCAACCAGATGAGGATGATTGATCCGTATGGCAATGTAATTACACTGGCTGGCAGCGGAAGTCCGGGTGCTTTAAACAATACGGGAAATGTAGCCAGCTTTTTCGGGCCAAAGGGGCTCGCACTTGACGCGGCAAGAAAACTTTACGTAGCCGATTCAAAAAACAATGTGATCAGGACCGTTTACACCACCGGCTACCGAATTGACAAACCGCTGCCGTCAGGATTGGTTTTTGATGATGCTACAGGTGTCATCAGCGGCACGCCTAATGTATTATCGCCGCTAACCACCTACACCGTTACTGCCTATAATATCTATGGCAGCAGTGTTACTACCGTTGATATTAAGGTGACAGATTCGCAAACCATTACCTTTCCACCTATCCCCGATAAAACGGTATGCGACGTTGATTTTGACCCCGGCGCAACCAGCAGCTCGGCTATAACTTATACCAGCAGCAATATTGCTGTTGCAACCATAGTAGCAGGTAAAGTGCATATTACCGGTGCCGGAACCACAACTATTACAGCGGCGGATGGTACGTCAACCTATCCGCAGCCTTTAACAGTTATAACCGGAGATACCCCTTCGGTAACCATATCGCCTGCAACTTTTGATGAATGCTCCGGCATTGCGGTAACTTACACTGCCACCCCAATAAATGGCGGAACCACCCCGCATTACCAATGGAAGGTAAACGGGCAAAACAGCGGACCAGATAATTCACAGTTCATCAGCAGTAATTTAAACAATAACGACAAAATAACCTGCGTGCTTACCAGCAGCATAACCTGCGCCAGCAGCCCTACAGCAGTTTCAAACCAGGCGGTGTTCACGCTTGACCCGCCGGTTTCCGAAGCGGTTACCATTACCTCATCAGTAACCGATCCGGTTTGCGCCGGCACCGAAATTAAGTTTACCGCTACCCCGGCAGGTCCCGGTGCCAATATCACTTATCAATGGCTGGTTAATGGCAATGCTGCCGGCACCAATAGTCCTTTGTTCAGCAGTGCTTCCCTGGCAAACGGCGATATGGTTACCTGCGTTGTAAACAGCAGCGGCAAATGTTTAACTAACCCCAGCGTAACTTCAAACGCCATAATGGTTAGCCTTAATCCCTTCAGTCAATGTGTTATAGTAATCCCAAATACATTTACGCCAAATAACGACGGGATAAATGACCTTTGGAATATTTCGGCATTGCAGGGCTATCCTTATTGCACCATCACCGTCTTTTCCCGCTACGGATCACTAATTTATAAATCTACGGGATACGCTAAAGCGTGGGACGGCACCTATAATAACAGCGCACTGCCTGTTGGCACTTACTATTATATCATTGACCTTAAAGATGGAAAAAAACCATTGGCAGGAGCGGTAACCATTATCAGGTAA
- a CDS encoding DUF983 domain-containing protein: MTNQQKSLPAWPAIVHGKCPRCRRGDMFATPMYGFKAQVMNKTCPHCGLLFEREPGYFYVAMLVSYAMFVAEMVTMAVAIHVLTGSSNPWLYVSIILSVGVLLSPFNFRYSRIMLLHWLTPGLHYQPETSADRVE, encoded by the coding sequence ATGACTAACCAGCAAAAAAGCCTGCCTGCATGGCCGGCTATAGTACACGGAAAATGCCCGCGCTGCCGCCGGGGCGATATGTTTGCCACACCTATGTACGGCTTTAAAGCCCAGGTAATGAACAAAACATGCCCGCATTGCGGCTTACTTTTTGAGCGCGAGCCGGGGTACTTTTATGTGGCCATGCTGGTAAGCTACGCTATGTTTGTAGCCGAAATGGTAACCATGGCCGTGGCCATACATGTGTTAACCGGCAGCAGCAACCCCTGGCTGTATGTAAGCATTATTTTATCTGTAGGCGTTTTGCTGTCGCCTTTTAATTTCAGGTATTCAAGGATCATGCTGCTGCACTGGCTTACACCCGGGCTGCATTATCAACCGGAAACAAGCGCAGATAGAGTTGAATAA
- a CDS encoding ATP-binding protein: MRAIIKLRQFIGFDNPRLTLENKLFNFICLFLAFSMTVGLANNFLLGFPLYLMLIELFICAMCALAFYRSKYVGYTENMALGYVTAGILLLIPGWFFNGGIEGSTTMVGVFMIVLIMMLLKRKYHFYYIGFLMMVFYGCYLLERQFPQWVTQPQNTAQKEADLISSAILNILMAGLLVSFLKRSHEKDKNALIKKSNELQSSQVALSTAKNRAEDATVAKSNFLANMSHEIRTPLNGIIGTAQLLSLSDLSADQRELLQTLQSSSNLLINIISDILDLSKIEADKLTLQPKPVNIKNCIKTALEISKPGLSAPGKNITLNCNIDKNLAGYLKMDESRVQQILVNLIGNAIKFTDEGSVSLNVTAVNLTPDLQEVTFSVKDTGIGISEEALSQLFKPFTQVNTTALRKYGGTGLGLSICKKLVEMMNGRIWAESRENAGSVFSFSLPLQIVSVDMPVVEHTHKQAAYQYRPLNILLAEDNKMNQLIAGKTFKKIGHDIDIADNGRIAIEMAGQKKYDLIFMDIQMPEMDGLQAAAYLINKYGEDCPPIIAMTANVLSEDEDSCKKAGMNDFVSKPFTIERLEDVIYKWVFENSQKNQAIEGQELAPI; this comes from the coding sequence ATGAGGGCTATAATAAAACTAAGGCAATTTATTGGGTTTGATAACCCGCGTTTAACACTGGAGAATAAGCTATTTAATTTTATATGCCTTTTCCTGGCATTCAGCATGACAGTTGGCCTTGCGAATAATTTCCTGCTTGGCTTTCCATTGTATTTAATGCTCATTGAGTTGTTTATTTGTGCCATGTGTGCACTTGCTTTTTACCGCAGCAAGTATGTTGGTTATACAGAAAATATGGCACTTGGCTATGTTACCGCCGGCATATTGCTTTTGATACCGGGATGGTTTTTTAACGGCGGGATAGAAGGCTCAACTACCATGGTAGGTGTTTTTATGATTGTTTTAATAATGATGCTGCTCAAACGCAAGTATCATTTTTACTATATCGGTTTTTTAATGATGGTTTTTTATGGCTGCTACCTCTTGGAAAGACAGTTTCCGCAATGGGTAACACAGCCTCAAAATACAGCGCAAAAAGAGGCCGACCTGATCTCATCAGCTATACTAAACATTTTAATGGCAGGTTTGCTGGTAAGCTTTTTAAAAAGGAGCCATGAAAAGGACAAAAACGCGTTGATAAAAAAAAGCAACGAACTGCAATCATCACAGGTTGCCTTATCAACAGCTAAAAACAGGGCCGAAGATGCAACAGTAGCCAAATCGAACTTTTTGGCAAATATGAGCCACGAGATCCGCACCCCGCTGAACGGCATCATAGGCACGGCACAATTGCTCTCATTATCTGACTTGAGCGCTGACCAGCGCGAGCTGCTGCAAACCCTGCAATCGAGCAGTAATTTGCTCATCAACATCATTAGTGATATTCTTGACCTTTCAAAAATTGAAGCTGATAAGCTTACCCTGCAGCCAAAGCCGGTAAACATAAAAAATTGTATAAAAACAGCACTCGAAATCAGTAAACCAGGCTTATCTGCCCCGGGTAAAAACATCACTTTAAATTGCAACATTGACAAAAACCTGGCCGGCTATTTAAAAATGGACGAAAGCCGGGTACAGCAAATATTGGTTAACCTTATTGGCAATGCTATAAAATTTACGGACGAAGGTTCGGTATCGCTTAACGTAACGGCAGTTAACCTCACCCCTGATTTGCAGGAAGTTACCTTTAGTGTAAAGGACACCGGGATCGGGATCAGTGAAGAAGCTTTGTCACAATTATTTAAGCCATTTACCCAGGTAAATACTACTGCGCTGCGCAAATACGGCGGCACCGGGCTGGGTTTATCCATCTGTAAAAAACTGGTTGAAATGATGAACGGCCGGATTTGGGCCGAAAGCAGGGAAAACGCAGGCTCGGTTTTTAGTTTTTCACTTCCTTTGCAAATAGTTTCGGTTGATATGCCGGTTGTTGAACATACCCATAAACAGGCTGCATACCAATACCGCCCGCTAAATATTTTGCTTGCCGAAGACAATAAGATGAACCAGCTGATTGCCGGCAAAACGTTTAAAAAGATAGGGCATGATATTGACATTGCCGACAATGGGCGCATAGCTATTGAAATGGCCGGGCAAAAAAAGTACGACCTTATTTTTATGGATATCCAGATGCCGGAGATGGATGGCCTGCAGGCGGCAGCTTACCTTATTAATAAATACGGTGAAGACTGCCCGCCTATTATTGCAATGACGGCCAATGTGCTTAGCGAAGACGAAGACAGCTGTAAGAAAGCTGGCATGAATGATTTTGTAAGCAAACCCTTTACTATTGAACGGCTGGAAGATGTTATTTATAAATGGGTATTTGAAAACAGCCAAAAAAACCAGGCAATTGAGGGCCAGGAATTAGCACCGATTTAA
- a CDS encoding helix-turn-helix domain-containing protein — MLQGTPVYDICTLSDFRQDDIMVSRFAPYLEHHKNLYAAHRHTFYHVVFFTGGAGTHNIDFEDFEVKPGQIYFMVPGQVHSWSFEGFTDGYIINFSDTFFQSLLLDTAYLERFAFFSGDVSEAVINLPAGAGEKIGNLFEEIIKEWESSPKQTTDLMRVLMLQVFILVNRFKGANPKGPASYNQTLLKNFRKLIEQQYKKLRLPKDYAALLYITPNHLNAVCKDLLGKQAGELIRNRALLEAKRLLTNPELTITEIAMELNFGDNSYFTKFFKKTEGITPEEFRKNILTHNHHD, encoded by the coding sequence ATGTTACAAGGCACACCGGTTTATGATATTTGCACCTTGTCTGATTTCAGGCAGGATGACATCATGGTTAGCCGTTTTGCACCCTATTTGGAACATCATAAAAACCTGTATGCCGCCCACCGGCACACTTTTTACCATGTGGTATTTTTTACCGGTGGCGCAGGAACACATAACATAGATTTTGAAGATTTTGAGGTAAAGCCCGGCCAAATTTATTTTATGGTGCCGGGGCAGGTACATTCATGGAGCTTTGAAGGCTTTACCGATGGCTATATCATTAATTTTTCCGATACGTTTTTCCAGTCGTTGTTGCTGGATACGGCCTACCTGGAGCGGTTTGCCTTTTTTAGCGGCGATGTAAGCGAAGCGGTAATTAACCTGCCTGCAGGCGCTGGTGAAAAAATAGGAAACCTGTTTGAAGAGATCATTAAGGAATGGGAAAGCTCGCCAAAACAAACCACCGATTTGATGCGGGTGCTGATGCTGCAGGTATTTATATTGGTAAACCGGTTTAAAGGTGCAAACCCCAAGGGCCCTGCATCATACAACCAAACCTTGCTTAAAAACTTTAGGAAACTTATTGAGCAGCAATACAAAAAATTAAGACTGCCAAAGGATTATGCTGCCCTGCTTTACATCACCCCAAATCATTTAAATGCGGTTTGTAAAGATCTGTTGGGCAAGCAGGCCGGCGAACTGATCAGGAACAGGGCTTTACTGGAAGCCAAACGACTGCTGACCAATCCCGAACTAACCATTACCGAAATTGCTATGGAGCTTAACTTTGGCGATAACTCCTACTTCACCAAGTTTTTTAAAAAAACCGAAGGTATAACGCCCGAAGAATTCAGAAAAAATATTTTAACGCACAACCATCATGACTAA